In Euphorbia lathyris chromosome 9, ddEupLath1.1, whole genome shotgun sequence, the following are encoded in one genomic region:
- the LOC136205232 gene encoding uncharacterized protein isoform X1 — MSEVEELVSLKASMPTSKVCLTYKRKLPLSGSSVARENGCHSSLSERPSDNIMVERDKHDPPHEELKSETEQRSSLIPGCVICGVRGNLLECRDCHSGQVSSFSAMNVESEGKLDSDSTRSLDLISTKSSMERSCVSVCDTGSCSLKEPNLQGSNSLAEVTTMDHSSNLLGQTKSMSLITFSRRCRRKKDDGLADPKIPFPEEKNCSFLINCSSTADNLVSKVGSADNAIDIELSVEGRDSRHVSHRNQDNVRDDSSRFHVENAVETMISLKCEEELSATDDSPISEREQISKAAVDTEDGRLDSCSQSLLDNAAKNPCEPIAVDTMLEDTKDRDVSEVLSRDDEKATTFADHMKGPQPRLDLSVTPDSSHTLESCINLDLGCRKDPVNASGSLQNSTDSISRSHATVSDQASPAELLECMNKRDRESSPVHATMALSDASTSVEEARNNAEDKFGARLASVVDNESKYKYLQLFSEEKGNCFGLAIAKPEDDTSMVLEEIKSLNLGSNNNQTLQTSCGSPLDLGLSLPTGSSIGNQSSKKCIRASPVRYSDCKIRDFIQEAVPQSSSNHSALLLRHKLMLDSIVNRASALNSKGGFQEKFKPYTTLWSEEELDFLWIGVRRHGRDNWLSMLRDPRLRFSSWRTARDLAEQWEEEQAKLLNGTRVKFKSSSRLDISVDNGGFLCPKTGIWRENYTEETRLSLGDVYAHRTGGRISKRRRYSFTGVENDTELLHRPTSYPRTAPYSDFQGEIYSKVSHDQLGYMNVPMFDSLLINSPFTALTSKGNLPHWLREVVNTPLRPTEATRTPSFSSVAHSGTIRTNKPYQDPSEFYPTDLRMDSEFGSARAIDPTTYHAGVSLAARHGNTDISNRGSSGPVIKPDNLIIIDCDASSEETISDDHSDRP; from the exons ATGTCAGAAGTTGAAGAACTTGTCTCTTTGAAAGCTTCAATGCCTACTAGCAAGGTTTGTCTAACATACAAGAGAAAGTTGCCATTATCAGGAAGTAGCGTTGCCCGGGAAAATGGGTGCCATAGTTCTCTTTCTGAACGTCCAAGTGACAACATAATGGTTGAGAGAGATAAGCATGATCCACCCCACGAGGAGCTGAAATCAGAAACCGAACAAAGAAGTTCTTTA ATTCCTGGATGTGTTATTTGTGGTGTCAGAGGCAACCTGCTAGAATGTAGAGACTGC CATAGTGGTCAAGTTAGTTCATTTTCGGCTATGAATGTGGAATCTGAAGGGAAATTAGATTCTGATTCAACACGGAGTTTGGATTTGATCAGCACAAAATCTTCAATGGAAAGAAGTTGCGTCTCTGTATGTGATACTGGATCGTGTTCATTGAAAGAGCCCAACTTACAAGGCAGTAATTCTCTAGCTGAAGTTACCACTATGGACCATTCGAGCAATTTGCTTGGGCAAACCAAGTCGATGAGTTTGATTACTTTTAGTCGAAGATGTAGAAGGAAAAAAGATGATGGTTTAGCTGATCCAAAAATTCCATTTCCCGAGGAGAAAAATTGTTCATTTCTCATCAACTGTAGTAGTACTGCTGATAATCTCGTGTCTAAAGTTGGCTCGGCAGATAATGCAATAGACATAGAGCTATCTGTGGAGGGTAGAGATTCAAGGCACGTGTCTCATCGAAACCAAGATAAT GTACGAGATGATTCTTCACGTTTTCATGTAGAAAATGCTGTAGAAACTATGAT CAGTTTGAAATGCGAGGAAGAGCTATCAGCGACCGATGACTCACCCATCAGCGAACGAGAACAGATTTCTAAAGCTGCCGTTGATACTGAAGACGGTCGTTTGGATAGTTGTTCACAGAGCCTGTTAGATAATGCTGCTAAAAATCCTTGTGAACCCATAGCCGTAGATACAATGTTGGAAGACACGAAAGATCGTGATGTGTCTGAAGTTCTATCAAGGGATGATGAGAAAGCAACAACCTTTGCCGATCACATGAAGGGACCACAACCACGCTTGGATCTCTCTGTTACTCCTG ATTCATCTCATACATTGGAAAGTTGTATCAATTTGGATTTAGGCTGTCGAAAGGATCCTGTTAATGCTTCAGGATCTCTTCAAAACTCAACTGACTCTATAAGCAGAAGTCACGCTACTGTTTCTGATCAAGCATCCCCAGCTGAATTATTGGAATGCATGAACAAGAGAGATCGGGAAAGCTCACCTGTTCATGCTACAATGGCACTTAGTGATGCATCTACTTCTGTGGAAGAAGCTCGTAACAATGCGGAAGATAAATTTGGAGCTCGTCTTGCATCGGTCGTGGACAATgaatcaaaatataaatatctTCAG CTATTTTCCGAAGAAAAAGGGAACTGTTTCGGGTTAGCAATTGCAAAGCCAGAAGATGATACTTCCATGGTTTTGGAGGAAATCAAATCTCTTAATTTAGGAAGCAACAACAATCAGACGTTACAAACTTCGTGCGGTTCTCCATTAGATTTGGGTTTATCTTTGCCAACAGGGTCTAGTATAGGTAACCAGTCTTCTAAAAAGTGCATACGTGCGTCGCCTGTAAGGTACTCGGACTGTAAAATCCGCGACTTTATTCAAGAAGCAGTGCCTCAGTCTTCATCCAACCATTCAGCTTTGTTACTAAGACATAAGCTGATGCTAGATAGCATCGTAAATCGAGCGAGTGCCTTGAATTCAAAGGGCGGTTTTCAAGAAAAGTTTAAGCCGTATACTACCTTGTGGTCAGAAGAAGAACTCGATTTTCTATGGATAGGTGTGAGGAGACATGGAAGGGACAACTGGCTTTCCATGTTAAGGGATCCAAGACTCCGCTTTTCTTCTTGGAGGACAGCGAGGGACCTTGCTGAGCAATGGGAGGAAGAGCAAGCTAAACTGCTAAACGGCACACGTGTAAAATTCAAGTCGTCTTCAAGACTTGACATTTCTGTGGATAATGGTGGATTTCTATGCCCGAAAACAGGAATCTGGAGGGAAAATTATACCGAGGAAACCAGACTCTCACTCGGAGATGTATATGCTCATAGAACCGGTGGTAGGATCTCAAAGAGGCGGAGGTACAGTTTCACTGGTGTTGAGAATGACACGGAACTGCTCCATAGGCCGACTAGTTACCCGAGGACTGCACCTTATTCAGACTTCCAGGGTGAAATTTACAGCAAAGTATCACATGATCAATTGGGATATATGAACGTGCCGATGTTCGATTCTTTACTAATAAATAGCCCGTTCACTGCTTTGACATCCAAAGGCAATTTGCCCCACTGGCTAAGAGAAGTGGTTAATACTCCTCTCAGGCCAACGGAAGCTACTCGAACTCCCAGTTTTTCATCTGTTGCTCATTCGGGGACAATTAGAACGAACAAACCGTATCAGGATCCCAGCGAGTTTTATCCTACCGATCTGAGGATGGATAGTGAATTTGGAAGTGCAAGGGCAATTGATCCAACGACATATCACGCTGGCGTTTCGTTGGCAGCGAGACATGGAAACACTGACATTAGCAACAGGGGTTCGTCGGGTCCGGTCATTAAACCGGACAACTTGATTATCATTGATTGTGATGCATCTTCTGAGGAGACCATATCTGATGATCATAGCGATAGGCCTTAA
- the LOC136205232 gene encoding uncharacterized protein isoform X3, which produces MSEVEELVSLKASMPTSKVCLTYKRKLPLSGSSVARENGCHSSLSERPSDNIMVERDKHDPPHEELKSETEQRSSLIPGCVICGVRGNLLECRDCHSGQVSSFSAMNVESEGKLDSDSTRSLDLISTKSSMERSCVSVCDTGSCSLKEPNLQGSNSLAEVTTMDHSSNLLGQTKSMSLITFSRRCRRKKDDGLADPKIPFPEEKNCSFLINCSSTADNLVSKVGSADNAIDIELSVEGRDSRHVSHRNQDNVRDDSSRFHVENAVETMISLKCEEELSATDDSPISEREQISKAAVDTEDGRLDSCSQSLLDNAAKNPCEPIAVDTMLEDTKDRDVSEVLSRDDEKATTFADHMKGPQPRLDLSVTPGCRKDPVNASGSLQNSTDSISRSHATVSDQASPAELLECMNKRDRESSPVHATMALSDASTSVEEARNNAEDKFGARLASVVDNESKYKYLQLFSEEKGNCFGLAIAKPEDDTSMVLEEIKSLNLGSNNNQTLQTSCGSPLDLGLSLPTGSSIGNQSSKKCIRASPVRYSDCKIRDFIQEAVPQSSSNHSALLLRHKLMLDSIVNRASALNSKGGFQEKFKPYTTLWSEEELDFLWIGVRRHGRDNWLSMLRDPRLRFSSWRTARDLAEQWEEEQAKLLNGTRVKFKSSSRLDISVDNGGFLCPKTGIWRENYTEETRLSLGDVYAHRTGGRISKRRRYSFTGVENDTELLHRPTSYPRTAPYSDFQGEIYSKVSHDQLGYMNVPMFDSLLINSPFTALTSKGNLPHWLREVVNTPLRPTEATRTPSFSSVAHSGTIRTNKPYQDPSEFYPTDLRMDSEFGSARAIDPTTYHAGVSLAARHGNTDISNRGSSGPVIKPDNLIIIDCDASSEETISDDHSDRP; this is translated from the exons ATGTCAGAAGTTGAAGAACTTGTCTCTTTGAAAGCTTCAATGCCTACTAGCAAGGTTTGTCTAACATACAAGAGAAAGTTGCCATTATCAGGAAGTAGCGTTGCCCGGGAAAATGGGTGCCATAGTTCTCTTTCTGAACGTCCAAGTGACAACATAATGGTTGAGAGAGATAAGCATGATCCACCCCACGAGGAGCTGAAATCAGAAACCGAACAAAGAAGTTCTTTA ATTCCTGGATGTGTTATTTGTGGTGTCAGAGGCAACCTGCTAGAATGTAGAGACTGC CATAGTGGTCAAGTTAGTTCATTTTCGGCTATGAATGTGGAATCTGAAGGGAAATTAGATTCTGATTCAACACGGAGTTTGGATTTGATCAGCACAAAATCTTCAATGGAAAGAAGTTGCGTCTCTGTATGTGATACTGGATCGTGTTCATTGAAAGAGCCCAACTTACAAGGCAGTAATTCTCTAGCTGAAGTTACCACTATGGACCATTCGAGCAATTTGCTTGGGCAAACCAAGTCGATGAGTTTGATTACTTTTAGTCGAAGATGTAGAAGGAAAAAAGATGATGGTTTAGCTGATCCAAAAATTCCATTTCCCGAGGAGAAAAATTGTTCATTTCTCATCAACTGTAGTAGTACTGCTGATAATCTCGTGTCTAAAGTTGGCTCGGCAGATAATGCAATAGACATAGAGCTATCTGTGGAGGGTAGAGATTCAAGGCACGTGTCTCATCGAAACCAAGATAAT GTACGAGATGATTCTTCACGTTTTCATGTAGAAAATGCTGTAGAAACTATGAT CAGTTTGAAATGCGAGGAAGAGCTATCAGCGACCGATGACTCACCCATCAGCGAACGAGAACAGATTTCTAAAGCTGCCGTTGATACTGAAGACGGTCGTTTGGATAGTTGTTCACAGAGCCTGTTAGATAATGCTGCTAAAAATCCTTGTGAACCCATAGCCGTAGATACAATGTTGGAAGACACGAAAGATCGTGATGTGTCTGAAGTTCTATCAAGGGATGATGAGAAAGCAACAACCTTTGCCGATCACATGAAGGGACCACAACCACGCTTGGATCTCTCTGTTACTCCTG GCTGTCGAAAGGATCCTGTTAATGCTTCAGGATCTCTTCAAAACTCAACTGACTCTATAAGCAGAAGTCACGCTACTGTTTCTGATCAAGCATCCCCAGCTGAATTATTGGAATGCATGAACAAGAGAGATCGGGAAAGCTCACCTGTTCATGCTACAATGGCACTTAGTGATGCATCTACTTCTGTGGAAGAAGCTCGTAACAATGCGGAAGATAAATTTGGAGCTCGTCTTGCATCGGTCGTGGACAATgaatcaaaatataaatatctTCAG CTATTTTCCGAAGAAAAAGGGAACTGTTTCGGGTTAGCAATTGCAAAGCCAGAAGATGATACTTCCATGGTTTTGGAGGAAATCAAATCTCTTAATTTAGGAAGCAACAACAATCAGACGTTACAAACTTCGTGCGGTTCTCCATTAGATTTGGGTTTATCTTTGCCAACAGGGTCTAGTATAGGTAACCAGTCTTCTAAAAAGTGCATACGTGCGTCGCCTGTAAGGTACTCGGACTGTAAAATCCGCGACTTTATTCAAGAAGCAGTGCCTCAGTCTTCATCCAACCATTCAGCTTTGTTACTAAGACATAAGCTGATGCTAGATAGCATCGTAAATCGAGCGAGTGCCTTGAATTCAAAGGGCGGTTTTCAAGAAAAGTTTAAGCCGTATACTACCTTGTGGTCAGAAGAAGAACTCGATTTTCTATGGATAGGTGTGAGGAGACATGGAAGGGACAACTGGCTTTCCATGTTAAGGGATCCAAGACTCCGCTTTTCTTCTTGGAGGACAGCGAGGGACCTTGCTGAGCAATGGGAGGAAGAGCAAGCTAAACTGCTAAACGGCACACGTGTAAAATTCAAGTCGTCTTCAAGACTTGACATTTCTGTGGATAATGGTGGATTTCTATGCCCGAAAACAGGAATCTGGAGGGAAAATTATACCGAGGAAACCAGACTCTCACTCGGAGATGTATATGCTCATAGAACCGGTGGTAGGATCTCAAAGAGGCGGAGGTACAGTTTCACTGGTGTTGAGAATGACACGGAACTGCTCCATAGGCCGACTAGTTACCCGAGGACTGCACCTTATTCAGACTTCCAGGGTGAAATTTACAGCAAAGTATCACATGATCAATTGGGATATATGAACGTGCCGATGTTCGATTCTTTACTAATAAATAGCCCGTTCACTGCTTTGACATCCAAAGGCAATTTGCCCCACTGGCTAAGAGAAGTGGTTAATACTCCTCTCAGGCCAACGGAAGCTACTCGAACTCCCAGTTTTTCATCTGTTGCTCATTCGGGGACAATTAGAACGAACAAACCGTATCAGGATCCCAGCGAGTTTTATCCTACCGATCTGAGGATGGATAGTGAATTTGGAAGTGCAAGGGCAATTGATCCAACGACATATCACGCTGGCGTTTCGTTGGCAGCGAGACATGGAAACACTGACATTAGCAACAGGGGTTCGTCGGGTCCGGTCATTAAACCGGACAACTTGATTATCATTGATTGTGATGCATCTTCTGAGGAGACCATATCTGATGATCATAGCGATAGGCCTTAA
- the LOC136205232 gene encoding uncharacterized protein isoform X2: MSEVEELVSLKASMPTSKVCLTYKRKLPLSGSSVARENGCHSSLSERPSDNIMVERDKHDPPHEELKSETEQRSSLIPGCVICGVRGNLLECRDCHSGQVSSFSAMNVESEGKLDSDSTRSLDLISTKSSMERSCVSVCDTGSCSLKEPNLQGSNSLAEVTTMDHSSNLLGQTKSMSLITFSRRCRRKKDDGLADPKIPFPEEKNCSFLINCSSTADNLVSKVGSADNAIDIELSVEGRDSRHVSHRNQDNVRDDSSRFHVENAVETMILKCEEELSATDDSPISEREQISKAAVDTEDGRLDSCSQSLLDNAAKNPCEPIAVDTMLEDTKDRDVSEVLSRDDEKATTFADHMKGPQPRLDLSVTPDSSHTLESCINLDLGCRKDPVNASGSLQNSTDSISRSHATVSDQASPAELLECMNKRDRESSPVHATMALSDASTSVEEARNNAEDKFGARLASVVDNESKYKYLQLFSEEKGNCFGLAIAKPEDDTSMVLEEIKSLNLGSNNNQTLQTSCGSPLDLGLSLPTGSSIGNQSSKKCIRASPVRYSDCKIRDFIQEAVPQSSSNHSALLLRHKLMLDSIVNRASALNSKGGFQEKFKPYTTLWSEEELDFLWIGVRRHGRDNWLSMLRDPRLRFSSWRTARDLAEQWEEEQAKLLNGTRVKFKSSSRLDISVDNGGFLCPKTGIWRENYTEETRLSLGDVYAHRTGGRISKRRRYSFTGVENDTELLHRPTSYPRTAPYSDFQGEIYSKVSHDQLGYMNVPMFDSLLINSPFTALTSKGNLPHWLREVVNTPLRPTEATRTPSFSSVAHSGTIRTNKPYQDPSEFYPTDLRMDSEFGSARAIDPTTYHAGVSLAARHGNTDISNRGSSGPVIKPDNLIIIDCDASSEETISDDHSDRP; this comes from the exons ATGTCAGAAGTTGAAGAACTTGTCTCTTTGAAAGCTTCAATGCCTACTAGCAAGGTTTGTCTAACATACAAGAGAAAGTTGCCATTATCAGGAAGTAGCGTTGCCCGGGAAAATGGGTGCCATAGTTCTCTTTCTGAACGTCCAAGTGACAACATAATGGTTGAGAGAGATAAGCATGATCCACCCCACGAGGAGCTGAAATCAGAAACCGAACAAAGAAGTTCTTTA ATTCCTGGATGTGTTATTTGTGGTGTCAGAGGCAACCTGCTAGAATGTAGAGACTGC CATAGTGGTCAAGTTAGTTCATTTTCGGCTATGAATGTGGAATCTGAAGGGAAATTAGATTCTGATTCAACACGGAGTTTGGATTTGATCAGCACAAAATCTTCAATGGAAAGAAGTTGCGTCTCTGTATGTGATACTGGATCGTGTTCATTGAAAGAGCCCAACTTACAAGGCAGTAATTCTCTAGCTGAAGTTACCACTATGGACCATTCGAGCAATTTGCTTGGGCAAACCAAGTCGATGAGTTTGATTACTTTTAGTCGAAGATGTAGAAGGAAAAAAGATGATGGTTTAGCTGATCCAAAAATTCCATTTCCCGAGGAGAAAAATTGTTCATTTCTCATCAACTGTAGTAGTACTGCTGATAATCTCGTGTCTAAAGTTGGCTCGGCAGATAATGCAATAGACATAGAGCTATCTGTGGAGGGTAGAGATTCAAGGCACGTGTCTCATCGAAACCAAGATAAT GTACGAGATGATTCTTCACGTTTTCATGTAGAAAATGCTGTAGAAACTATGAT TTTGAAATGCGAGGAAGAGCTATCAGCGACCGATGACTCACCCATCAGCGAACGAGAACAGATTTCTAAAGCTGCCGTTGATACTGAAGACGGTCGTTTGGATAGTTGTTCACAGAGCCTGTTAGATAATGCTGCTAAAAATCCTTGTGAACCCATAGCCGTAGATACAATGTTGGAAGACACGAAAGATCGTGATGTGTCTGAAGTTCTATCAAGGGATGATGAGAAAGCAACAACCTTTGCCGATCACATGAAGGGACCACAACCACGCTTGGATCTCTCTGTTACTCCTG ATTCATCTCATACATTGGAAAGTTGTATCAATTTGGATTTAGGCTGTCGAAAGGATCCTGTTAATGCTTCAGGATCTCTTCAAAACTCAACTGACTCTATAAGCAGAAGTCACGCTACTGTTTCTGATCAAGCATCCCCAGCTGAATTATTGGAATGCATGAACAAGAGAGATCGGGAAAGCTCACCTGTTCATGCTACAATGGCACTTAGTGATGCATCTACTTCTGTGGAAGAAGCTCGTAACAATGCGGAAGATAAATTTGGAGCTCGTCTTGCATCGGTCGTGGACAATgaatcaaaatataaatatctTCAG CTATTTTCCGAAGAAAAAGGGAACTGTTTCGGGTTAGCAATTGCAAAGCCAGAAGATGATACTTCCATGGTTTTGGAGGAAATCAAATCTCTTAATTTAGGAAGCAACAACAATCAGACGTTACAAACTTCGTGCGGTTCTCCATTAGATTTGGGTTTATCTTTGCCAACAGGGTCTAGTATAGGTAACCAGTCTTCTAAAAAGTGCATACGTGCGTCGCCTGTAAGGTACTCGGACTGTAAAATCCGCGACTTTATTCAAGAAGCAGTGCCTCAGTCTTCATCCAACCATTCAGCTTTGTTACTAAGACATAAGCTGATGCTAGATAGCATCGTAAATCGAGCGAGTGCCTTGAATTCAAAGGGCGGTTTTCAAGAAAAGTTTAAGCCGTATACTACCTTGTGGTCAGAAGAAGAACTCGATTTTCTATGGATAGGTGTGAGGAGACATGGAAGGGACAACTGGCTTTCCATGTTAAGGGATCCAAGACTCCGCTTTTCTTCTTGGAGGACAGCGAGGGACCTTGCTGAGCAATGGGAGGAAGAGCAAGCTAAACTGCTAAACGGCACACGTGTAAAATTCAAGTCGTCTTCAAGACTTGACATTTCTGTGGATAATGGTGGATTTCTATGCCCGAAAACAGGAATCTGGAGGGAAAATTATACCGAGGAAACCAGACTCTCACTCGGAGATGTATATGCTCATAGAACCGGTGGTAGGATCTCAAAGAGGCGGAGGTACAGTTTCACTGGTGTTGAGAATGACACGGAACTGCTCCATAGGCCGACTAGTTACCCGAGGACTGCACCTTATTCAGACTTCCAGGGTGAAATTTACAGCAAAGTATCACATGATCAATTGGGATATATGAACGTGCCGATGTTCGATTCTTTACTAATAAATAGCCCGTTCACTGCTTTGACATCCAAAGGCAATTTGCCCCACTGGCTAAGAGAAGTGGTTAATACTCCTCTCAGGCCAACGGAAGCTACTCGAACTCCCAGTTTTTCATCTGTTGCTCATTCGGGGACAATTAGAACGAACAAACCGTATCAGGATCCCAGCGAGTTTTATCCTACCGATCTGAGGATGGATAGTGAATTTGGAAGTGCAAGGGCAATTGATCCAACGACATATCACGCTGGCGTTTCGTTGGCAGCGAGACATGGAAACACTGACATTAGCAACAGGGGTTCGTCGGGTCCGGTCATTAAACCGGACAACTTGATTATCATTGATTGTGATGCATCTTCTGAGGAGACCATATCTGATGATCATAGCGATAGGCCTTAA